The Micropterus dolomieu isolate WLL.071019.BEF.003 ecotype Adirondacks linkage group LG23, ASM2129224v1, whole genome shotgun sequence DNA window ctgaaatcaacataaaaataaatacttaaattaCTGTACTGGTGATTCTTGAAATGCGAAAAAAAGGACCAAATTCACAGAATCTTTCTATCAAAATTTTAGTTTATGCATTGTTTGTCCTCTGGGCTTCATTATTAGAAAACTTAGCTCATAAATACCATATTTTTCTGCAGCTGGTTTTCAAATTGCTGATGTGGGAACGTGCTTTAACACACCACCAGCGGGGTTATCAAAATGAAACAAGAATTAGGCAATGGACATTACCAGTCAGATATATTCATGTGAGATGATGAACCACATTTCCTACTGCGTTTTCAGAGAGCCCCTTTGTGCAGGAAGCCTCAGATGTAATAATGTAGTCACAGTTAATTAACTGCAATGAGGCTGAGGAGTCCCAAGGGAGAGAGTCTTATCTCACTGAGCGTCCAGTCTTGCTCTGTTTTCTGTTCACTGTGCCTCAGCTGTGTCATGCATAGAGATGCTGTCCTCCTGTTTCCTTTGCCTCTTGTGCCTCCAGAGCAGGACGGCCAGCaagaggagcagcaggaagCCCAGAGCTCCCCCGATGAGTCCGGCTTTCAGAGGCAGACTGTTGTCTCTGGGCTGGTACATCTTGCAGGACTCATTGCGTCCAGCATCATTCACTGCAACTACACAGACCATTGAGAGGTGGTCTATGTCACCCACTCCGCCGCTCCTTTGGTCCTTCCCAAACTTCTGTCTCTCTTGTCCCCCTACTGTCACAATATAACCAGTGACATATGAATAAGGTGCACACCAATGAACTACGACCTCTGACCCGTTCCAGGACACCGATTTCAGGTTGGGAGTCTCTGGAGCCACATTATGTAAAGTGAACCCTGGACACAAGCAGCCGGTGGAGGCTGCCAGAACAGCACAGGGGATCTGACCTTCGAGACAGGGTTTGTAGTCGCATCGCTCAGAGGTCGCTTTAACTGGAGGTGCTGTTTTGAGTGAAAAAGGGCTCTCTGTGTCTTCATATTGAGAGTAGTCCTCTGAGGGAAGGGGCTCGGTCAAAAACCCTTGTG harbors:
- the LOC123963987 gene encoding LRRN4 C-terminal-like protein — its product is MKLLQTTDSTMAASRDLPFPLVIVFLLLIRGYSTLPVTSQIPGTYPLRPQGFLTEPLPSEDYSQYEDTESPFSLKTAPPVKATSERCDYKPCLEGQIPCAVLAASTGCLCPGFTLHNVAPETPNLKSVSWNGSEVVVHWCAPYSYVTGYIVTVGGQERQKFGKDQRSGGVGDIDHLSMVCVVAVNDAGRNESCKMYQPRDNSLPLKAGLIGGALGFLLLLLLAVLLWRHKRQRKQEDSISMHDTAEAQ